From one Bacteriovorax sp. BAL6_X genomic stretch:
- a CDS encoding metal ABC transporter substrate-binding protein gives MKTFLIGLLFVLSMSSYAQLNIVTTTTNLADIAKKIGGESVNVHSLAKGTQDPHFLEAKPSYTFKVARADLLISIGAGLEVGWLPLVVRGSRNPKLRAGKDGRLEAYTLVSLTDEVKGKLTRAHGDVHPEGNPHFMLSPSKALKVAQGVRDRLIKLDSKNKQNYESNYKAYEKRTQEVIKELRARIKKGVKIITYHRTLTYFLDEFDIHVQNVLEPKPGIPPTASHIISVIKEMKKEGIRHILVENYFDDVVAKRIRTTIKDVKIRNVPVAVDGSAEARDIFSLYNILAKALED, from the coding sequence ATGAAGACATTTCTAATAGGGTTGTTATTTGTTCTAAGTATGAGCTCCTATGCTCAATTGAATATTGTAACAACGACGACAAACCTTGCCGATATCGCAAAGAAAATTGGTGGAGAGAGTGTTAATGTACACTCTCTCGCTAAAGGTACTCAAGACCCGCACTTTCTTGAGGCCAAGCCTAGCTATACATTTAAAGTTGCACGTGCTGATCTATTAATTAGTATTGGAGCAGGCCTTGAAGTTGGCTGGCTGCCTCTTGTTGTAAGAGGAAGTCGTAATCCAAAGCTTAGAGCTGGAAAAGATGGAAGACTGGAGGCCTATACACTTGTATCACTTACTGATGAAGTTAAAGGTAAGCTTACTCGTGCACACGGTGATGTTCACCCCGAAGGGAATCCGCACTTTATGCTCTCTCCAAGTAAGGCCCTTAAAGTTGCTCAGGGCGTGCGCGATCGACTAATTAAGCTTGATAGTAAGAATAAACAAAACTATGAGTCTAATTACAAAGCGTATGAAAAACGTACTCAAGAGGTGATTAAAGAGCTAAGAGCAAGAATAAAGAAAGGTGTTAAGATTATTACTTATCATCGTACACTTACTTATTTCTTAGATGAGTTTGATATTCATGTACAAAATGTTCTCGAGCCTAAGCCTGGAATACCTCCTACGGCGTCTCATATAATCAGTGTTATTAAAGAGATGAAGAAGGAAGGGATTCGTCACATCTTGGTGGAAAATTACTTTGATGATGTAGTGGCAAAAAGAATTCGTACAACGATCAAAGATGTAAAGATTAGAAATGTTCCTGTTGCTGTCGATGGAAGTGCTGAGGCACGAGACATATTCTCTCTTTATAATATTCTCGCAAAAGCACTGGAGGATTAG
- a CDS encoding metal ABC transporter permease has product MEVISFLAAPFVMCLILVGIHCYLGLHVLRRGVIFVDLSLAQVASLGSTVALLLHLDHHSGPSYFISLGFTFVAAAYFAWAKKFEKYISQEVLIALVYAFASSAVILVVNMMAHGAEHIKEILIGKILWVTWADVVKTGVIYSIVATIHYVFRKQILRSTIDKNNQSAFWDFIFFSLFGVVITSSVGIAGILLVFSFLVVPALISTLLSQSIRSQLFIGWGIGVVLSLLGMALSYFYDLPAGAIIVVVFTIVPIILLPVLVRIKMGRSS; this is encoded by the coding sequence GTGGAAGTAATTTCTTTTTTAGCTGCACCATTTGTCATGTGTTTAATTTTAGTTGGGATTCACTGCTATTTAGGCCTTCATGTTCTTAGAAGAGGGGTGATCTTTGTCGATCTCTCTCTCGCTCAAGTTGCAAGCCTTGGCTCAACTGTGGCATTACTCCTTCACCTTGATCATCATAGTGGGCCAAGCTATTTTATTTCACTAGGGTTCACTTTTGTTGCCGCAGCGTACTTTGCTTGGGCCAAGAAGTTTGAAAAGTATATTTCTCAGGAAGTCCTAATAGCCTTAGTTTATGCTTTCGCTTCTTCTGCTGTCATACTTGTCGTAAATATGATGGCACATGGTGCAGAACATATTAAAGAAATACTTATTGGAAAAATACTATGGGTAACTTGGGCAGATGTTGTTAAAACCGGTGTTATCTATAGTATTGTTGCTACAATTCACTATGTATTCAGAAAACAGATTCTTAGGTCGACGATCGATAAAAATAATCAGTCTGCTTTTTGGGACTTTATTTTCTTTTCTCTATTTGGTGTTGTTATTACATCATCTGTTGGTATAGCAGGAATATTACTCGTATTTTCATTCTTAGTCGTACCGGCCCTGATTAGTACTTTACTCTCTCAGAGCATTAGGTCTCAACTCTTTATTGGTTGGGGAATTGGGGTAGTTTTAAGTTTGTTGGGAATGGCATTGAGTTATTTCTACGATCTTCCTGCTGGTGCAATTATTGTGGTAGTCTTTACGATTGTCCCAATAATATTACTACCAGTCTTAGTCAGAATAAAAATGGGTCGCTCTTCGTAA
- a CDS encoding cold-shock protein, translating to MNTEQTGKVKFFNETKGFGFIKPDSGEGDLFVHISAIESGNKLNNNDKVTYMLGEGKRGPCATQVKKA from the coding sequence ATGAATACAGAGCAAACAGGTAAAGTTAAATTTTTTAATGAAACAAAAGGTTTTGGGTTTATTAAACCAGATAGTGGAGAAGGTGATTTATTTGTCCATATATCTGCTATCGAAAGTGGCAATAAGTTAAATAATAACGATAAAGTAACTTATATGCTTGGGGAAGGTAAGCGTGGGCCTTGTGCAACTCAAGTTAAAAAAGCTTAA
- a CDS encoding disulfide bond formation protein B has translation MTDKSERFYNVVALASMTLIILPVGIACVILGFGFGDNPCILCWQERAALMFVTLTTLFIMRYGLRPKYLGLLIFYSTIGIFMALRHTGGHFLRDIGQGFALEIFGLHTYTWGVIIFWSILLILSIVLFFLGSNLIDNEDGEVRYLSKFQSLAFVSFFVILFFNSIQAFTQVGPPPFIGHSDPVRFSWTPKGWNWSTKNWSGLLKPFSLRGNYSIEKPYFKHDVRRKIAMFQSGDTLVKVKDITLPSRIRGEVRDIDYHTESKIFALVTDQYYLYLLDEKLESILYYVRIDPLYSIDIKSLVGVSFISPRRIMVIGFNKSFVIIRINDRAKIVDQYAGFLEGSNGIEEKIRGNLSSVRSKYAYIRCLAYDKKTQELVILSIPNEKNNRVIATRFSTTDFLLNSEREIFIDDNDLGPVISSLKLIDSILFGLEPNSNEILILDNESAAFSGAIKLPKGNFQALAVYKKDQFVLVEGRIATFFSK, from the coding sequence ATGACTGATAAATCAGAGCGTTTTTACAATGTCGTTGCCTTAGCATCAATGACTTTAATCATCTTACCAGTTGGGATTGCCTGTGTAATCTTAGGATTTGGTTTCGGTGATAACCCTTGTATTCTATGCTGGCAGGAGAGGGCCGCACTTATGTTTGTTACATTAACGACTCTCTTTATCATGCGTTATGGGCTCAGACCAAAGTATCTAGGCCTATTAATTTTTTATTCGACTATTGGCATTTTTATGGCCCTTAGGCATACGGGAGGTCATTTCTTACGGGATATAGGACAAGGCTTTGCTCTTGAGATCTTTGGATTACATACCTATACGTGGGGAGTTATTATTTTTTGGTCAATTCTTCTCATCCTCTCTATCGTTCTTTTTTTTCTTGGAAGTAATCTTATCGATAATGAAGACGGCGAAGTTCGCTATCTTAGTAAGTTTCAATCGCTGGCCTTTGTCTCTTTCTTTGTGATTTTATTTTTTAATTCTATTCAAGCATTTACTCAGGTCGGGCCACCTCCTTTTATTGGACATAGTGACCCTGTGAGGTTTTCTTGGACGCCAAAGGGGTGGAATTGGTCGACTAAGAATTGGTCTGGCCTTCTTAAACCTTTCAGTCTCAGAGGAAATTACTCAATCGAAAAGCCTTATTTTAAACATGATGTGAGAAGAAAAATTGCTATGTTTCAAAGTGGGGATACTTTAGTAAAGGTTAAGGATATCACACTTCCTAGTCGTATTAGGGGGGAGGTTAGAGATATCGATTATCATACTGAATCTAAGATATTTGCCCTTGTGACGGATCAGTACTACCTTTATCTATTAGATGAGAAATTAGAGAGTATTCTCTATTACGTGAGAATTGATCCACTTTATAGTATTGATATTAAATCTCTTGTGGGTGTTAGCTTTATCAGTCCAAGAAGAATAATGGTCATAGGTTTTAATAAATCTTTTGTCATTATTCGAATAAATGACAGGGCAAAGATTGTCGATCAGTATGCGGGATTTTTAGAAGGTAGTAATGGCATTGAGGAAAAGATTCGAGGTAATTTATCGAGTGTTCGTTCAAAGTATGCTTATATTAGATGTCTTGCCTATGATAAAAAAACTCAAGAGTTAGTAATCCTCTCAATTCCAAATGAGAAAAATAATCGAGTTATTGCCACTAGATTTTCAACAACCGATTTTCTTTTAAATAGTGAGAGAGAGATCTTTATTGATGATAATGACTTAGGTCCAGTAATCTCAAGTCTTAAGCTTATCGATTCTATTTTATTCGGATTAGAACCCAATAGTAATGAAATACTAATTCTTGATAATGAGTCTGCAGCTTTTTCTGGTGCAATAAAATTACCAAAAGGAAACTTTCAGGCACTTGCCGTTTATAAAAAAGATCAATTCGTTCTAGTTGAAGGAAGGATAGCAACCTTCTTTTCAAAATAG
- the rlmN gene encoding 23S rRNA (adenine(2503)-C(2))-methyltransferase RlmN produces MKQSFFQLTFNDLQQLLEQNSLNASAANLLYNWYYKRKNKYSNSITDIAKGTLSFIDEVFSFDLPEAVKIQQAEDKTVKFLFKLSDGSKVESVLIPFNKKYSICLSSQVGCAMKCSFCFTGTQGLKRNLSASEIIGQFLSAWHWLRENRPGEERILNIVFMGQGEPLHNFDEVKKACEIFTSQYGTSIGHQKITISTSGYIPGLKRWKDEIPGVNLALSLHSPFDETRNELIPINRKYPLEEVLDYIDGIPLRNKQFVTYEYLIIKDLNDRQEDALALGQLLKDRRALINLIPFNEFPGTQYKRPDLERVNQFKLLLEEYKIPTMVRTTKGDDVLAACGQLNTK; encoded by the coding sequence GTGAAACAGTCTTTTTTTCAACTTACATTCAATGATCTACAGCAGTTGCTGGAACAAAACAGTCTTAATGCCTCGGCCGCGAATCTTCTTTATAATTGGTATTATAAAAGAAAAAATAAATATAGTAATTCCATTACTGATATTGCCAAGGGAACTCTATCTTTTATCGATGAGGTTTTTAGTTTTGATTTACCTGAGGCCGTAAAAATTCAGCAGGCCGAAGATAAAACTGTAAAGTTTCTATTTAAATTATCAGATGGTTCTAAAGTTGAAAGTGTTTTAATTCCATTTAATAAGAAATATTCAATCTGCCTTTCTTCACAAGTGGGCTGTGCTATGAAGTGCTCTTTTTGCTTTACTGGAACACAGGGGCTTAAAAGAAATCTTTCAGCATCAGAGATTATTGGGCAGTTCTTAAGTGCCTGGCATTGGCTAAGAGAGAATCGTCCGGGCGAAGAGAGGATTCTTAATATTGTTTTTATGGGACAAGGTGAGCCACTTCATAATTTTGACGAAGTTAAGAAGGCCTGTGAGATTTTTACATCTCAATATGGAACCTCTATAGGCCATCAAAAAATTACGATATCGACAAGTGGCTATATTCCAGGATTGAAAAGATGGAAGGATGAAATTCCTGGTGTTAATCTTGCCTTATCTCTGCATTCTCCATTTGATGAAACTCGAAATGAGTTAATACCAATCAATAGAAAGTACCCATTAGAAGAAGTTCTCGACTATATCGATGGGATACCTCTTCGTAATAAACAATTTGTGACTTACGAATACCTGATTATTAAGGACTTAAATGATCGCCAAGAAGATGCTCTGGCCCTTGGGCAACTTCTTAAGGATCGACGAGCATTAATTAACCTTATACCATTTAATGAATTCCCCGGAACACAGTATAAGAGGCCAGATTTAGAAAGGGTCAATCAATTCAAGCTCCTTTTAGAAGAGTATAAGATACCAACAATGGTGCGTACTACTAAGGGTGACGATGTTCTTGCTGCCTGTGGCCAGCTTAATACGAAATGA
- a CDS encoding glutathione S-transferase family protein produces MGRLVDGKWINSSVITSDESGAYDRVPRSFREIVSNNHPKYQPESGRYHLYVSYACPWAHRTLIYRKLKSLESHIGVSVVSPDMLEMGWSFDKSFEGATGDELYGLSYLQELYLKADPKVNTTVTVPVLWDKKTQTIVNNESSEIIRIFNSEFNKLTGNEEDFYPDELAAKIDELNDFIYPSINNGVYRSGFAKTQEAYEKAVIKLFSSLDHLEQILEGQKYLLGDKLTEADLRLIPTLLRFDCVYVTHFKCNLRRIKDYKNLSRYVRDMYSIDAIKETTNIDHIKRHYFYSHGDLNPCRIVALGPSEIF; encoded by the coding sequence ATGGGACGTTTAGTCGATGGAAAGTGGATTAATTCTTCAGTCATTACTAGTGACGAAAGTGGAGCCTATGATCGTGTGCCTCGATCATTTAGAGAGATAGTAAGTAACAACCATCCAAAGTACCAACCTGAAAGTGGACGCTACCACCTCTATGTCAGCTATGCGTGCCCGTGGGCACACCGCACGCTTATCTACCGTAAGTTAAAGTCACTTGAATCTCATATTGGAGTCAGCGTTGTCTCTCCTGACATGCTAGAGATGGGTTGGAGTTTTGATAAGTCTTTTGAGGGGGCAACTGGTGATGAGTTATATGGCCTAAGTTATTTACAAGAACTCTATTTAAAGGCCGACCCTAAAGTGAATACAACTGTAACAGTACCTGTACTGTGGGATAAGAAAACCCAAACGATTGTTAATAATGAGTCGTCTGAAATAATTCGAATATTTAACTCTGAATTTAATAAGCTAACGGGAAATGAGGAGGACTTTTATCCCGATGAATTAGCGGCCAAGATCGACGAATTAAACGACTTTATTTATCCCTCTATCAATAATGGTGTTTACCGAAGTGGTTTTGCGAAAACTCAAGAAGCTTATGAAAAAGCAGTCATAAAATTATTTTCATCTCTTGATCATCTCGAGCAAATACTTGAAGGTCAAAAATACTTATTAGGGGACAAGTTAACAGAGGCCGACTTAAGACTTATTCCTACTTTACTAAGATTTGATTGTGTCTATGTAACACATTTTAAATGCAATCTTAGACGAATTAAAGACTACAAAAACCTATCTCGCTATGTAAGAGATATGTACTCAATTGATGCAATTAAAGAGACGACAAATATTGATCATATCAAAAGACACTACTTCTATAGCCATGGTGATTTGAATCCATGTCGTATTGTTGCCTTAGGGCCGAGTGAAATCTTTTAA
- a CDS encoding pirin family protein produces MKQKVIKYILNPPQKHWVGNGFHVHTMFHPGYDIYYYTTPFLMMDFAAPKKFSSTRSKRGVGEHPHRGFETVTFAFEGEIEHRDSAGGGGIIGSGDVQWMTAASGVVHEEFHSPKFAQIGGVFEMVQIWVNLPQKDKMTAPRYQGIKNEKFPIINPNKDVELKLVSGKYDGKIGPCQSFTPINIIQTKMQKNSNFLLSLDDKTNLLVLIRKGSVAVNGNQVNEHQLVIFERDGQEVELSSNVGAELLILNGEPIDEPVFSHGPFVMNTREEIVEAFEDYQSGKMGHLK; encoded by the coding sequence ATGAAACAAAAAGTAATCAAATATATTTTAAACCCACCGCAAAAGCATTGGGTTGGAAACGGCTTTCATGTGCATACGATGTTTCATCCTGGTTATGATATCTATTATTATACGACTCCATTTCTCATGATGGATTTTGCAGCTCCGAAGAAATTTTCTTCAACACGCTCAAAGAGAGGGGTGGGAGAGCATCCTCATCGCGGCTTTGAGACAGTCACTTTTGCCTTTGAAGGTGAAATTGAGCATCGAGACTCAGCTGGTGGAGGTGGGATAATAGGAAGTGGTGATGTGCAATGGATGACGGCCGCAAGTGGTGTTGTTCATGAGGAGTTTCATTCTCCAAAATTTGCTCAGATAGGTGGTGTATTTGAAATGGTGCAAATATGGGTTAACCTTCCACAGAAAGACAAGATGACTGCTCCTCGTTATCAAGGCATTAAAAATGAAAAGTTTCCAATTATTAATCCAAATAAAGATGTTGAGCTAAAATTAGTTTCAGGAAAATATGATGGAAAAATAGGGCCTTGTCAGAGCTTCACGCCAATAAATATTATTCAAACAAAAATGCAAAAGAATTCTAACTTCTTACTTTCATTAGATGATAAAACAAACTTACTTGTTCTTATTCGTAAAGGAAGTGTTGCAGTAAATGGTAATCAAGTTAACGAACATCAATTAGTGATCTTTGAAAGGGATGGCCAAGAGGTTGAGTTATCAAGTAATGTAGGCGCAGAGCTTTTGATCTTAAATGGTGAGCCTATTGATGAGCCAGTCTTTTCACATGGGCCTTTTGTGATGAATACAAGAGAAGAGATCGTAGAAGCTTTTGAAGATTATCAATCAGGAAAAATGGGACATTTAAAGTAG
- a CDS encoding multidrug effflux MFS transporter: protein MDLSVEEVEKKIGRREFITLMAALMSFAALSIDAMLPALNLIGQSLGVQNPNDNQMIISFIFLGMGVGQLFFGPISDAIGRKPAMYIGIAIFFIGGLISLNAHSFSMMLVGRFTQGLGAASAKIISTAMVRDRFSGKLMAKTMSLIMIIFVLVPALAPTIGQVILSFGGWRDIFLIMLVIAVVCLTWFTLRQEETLHEEYRRPLSYKKIKDAAFETLSHPITISYTLASGLVFGAFIGYLNTSQQILQIKYGLGEDFPLAFGVLASFIGLSSFLNSRLVEEFGMKKLCRLALTTISLIAITFNIILIFTGGLPPFFLFYGFLLLSLFSFGLLFGNFIALALEPMGHIAGTANSVVSSVQIIISATIGGLIGQMYSGDVTPIALGFLICSTLSLFIVLKVK, encoded by the coding sequence GTGGATTTATCAGTAGAAGAAGTTGAAAAGAAAATAGGACGTCGTGAATTTATAACTCTAATGGCGGCCCTCATGTCATTTGCTGCATTATCCATTGATGCAATGTTGCCGGCACTTAACCTTATCGGTCAAAGCCTAGGTGTGCAAAATCCTAACGATAACCAAATGATTATCTCCTTCATTTTCCTCGGAATGGGAGTTGGACAACTTTTCTTTGGTCCAATCTCTGATGCTATTGGAAGAAAGCCTGCCATGTATATTGGTATTGCTATTTTCTTTATTGGTGGACTCATTTCTTTAAACGCACATTCTTTTTCTATGATGTTAGTTGGCCGATTCACACAGGGGCTTGGTGCCGCATCGGCAAAAATTATTTCGACAGCAATGGTTAGAGATCGTTTTAGTGGAAAACTTATGGCCAAGACCATGTCTTTGATTATGATCATCTTTGTCCTTGTGCCAGCTCTTGCTCCAACTATTGGCCAAGTTATTCTAAGTTTTGGGGGATGGCGTGATATCTTTCTTATTATGCTTGTCATTGCTGTGGTTTGCCTTACTTGGTTTACGCTAAGACAAGAAGAGACACTACATGAAGAATATCGTAGACCCCTGTCGTATAAGAAAATTAAGGATGCTGCCTTTGAAACTTTAAGTCATCCTATTACAATTAGTTACACTCTTGCTTCCGGATTAGTCTTTGGGGCATTCATTGGTTACTTAAATACTTCTCAGCAAATTCTACAAATTAAGTATGGATTAGGAGAAGACTTTCCTCTTGCCTTTGGTGTTCTTGCTTCATTTATTGGATTGTCATCATTTTTAAACTCTAGACTCGTTGAAGAGTTTGGTATGAAGAAGCTATGTCGATTGGCGTTGACGACAATTTCATTAATCGCAATTACATTCAATATCATTTTAATCTTCACTGGAGGACTTCCTCCTTTCTTTCTATTTTATGGCTTCTTACTTTTAAGTCTTTTTAGCTTTGGCCTTCTCTTTGGAAACTTTATTGCACTCGCATTAGAGCCAATGGGCCATATTGCTGGAACCGCTAACTCTGTTGTTAGCTCAGTTCAGATTATTATTTCTGCGACGATTGGTGGACTAATTGGCCAAATGTACAGTGGAGATGTGACACCAATTGCGTTGGGCTTTTTAATTTGTAGTACTCTTTCTTTATTTATCGTCCTTAAAGTAAAATAA
- a CDS encoding phosphatase PAP2 family protein: MLKAFIISLFFTLNTLAYVAPSEHVRKSKWDISPIQIQFISTFFAIELLTYSIFSPSFVKTDFEGGDYDYNEDDLSVPKWLYEFGNHGPELLTAGMYGYYLFGSDEFALEKAFVFTESMLIAQGITFGIKYTANKERPDSSNYLSFPSGHTTHAFAVGMWMSKDIFNSRRFHRNYFVASLPLFYATYIGWSRIDAKKHSFRDVSMGALIGGLTSYFMYDFHFDENGHYRFNVKNKIVISPSVDIINERFALSFGMML, translated from the coding sequence ATGTTAAAAGCATTTATTATATCTCTATTTTTTACACTAAATACACTGGCTTATGTTGCTCCTTCCGAACATGTGAGAAAGTCTAAATGGGATATTTCTCCTATTCAAATTCAATTTATTTCAACTTTTTTTGCAATTGAGCTTCTTACTTACTCTATTTTTTCACCTTCCTTTGTAAAGACAGACTTTGAGGGTGGGGATTATGATTATAATGAAGATGACCTCTCTGTTCCAAAGTGGTTATACGAATTTGGGAATCATGGCCCTGAGTTACTAACTGCGGGAATGTACGGATATTATTTATTTGGTAGCGATGAATTTGCTCTTGAAAAGGCTTTTGTTTTTACTGAGTCTATGCTTATTGCTCAAGGGATAACTTTTGGTATTAAGTATACTGCAAATAAGGAGAGGCCAGATAGCTCAAATTACCTTTCTTTCCCTAGCGGGCATACGACACATGCATTTGCGGTAGGGATGTGGATGAGCAAGGATATTTTTAATAGTAGAAGATTTCATCGAAACTACTTTGTCGCCTCTCTTCCGCTTTTTTATGCTACTTATATTGGGTGGAGTCGAATTGATGCAAAGAAGCACAGCTTTCGTGATGTTTCTATGGGTGCCCTGATAGGAGGTCTTACTAGCTATTTTATGTACGATTTCCACTTTGATGAAAATGGTCATTATCGCTTTAATGTTAAGAATAAGATCGTTATTTCACCTTCAGTTGATATTATTAATGAGCGATTTGCTCTAAGCTTTGGGATGATGTTATGA
- a CDS encoding DUF4105 domain-containing protein, whose amino-acid sequence MKKITLLSVVLTALLSSLTAQARHDESYFEKRQRERMEERRKQKALEKRANQINWGANYQDLLNENSRFFKRLFERYENGNIIGLELVIASSSWSNIESGFGHTMLRFVDNVGTQADDVVLSFVANVDTLKLNYFKGIFGGYPVFPQVKSLRMFMDEYNNKQRRDLDRYIIISNEEIRKNIINELKNQWEEVTKHRVDTQKSVLQNTLEELNQFSTKKYGEGNYGILPLRSGTGSVFALTPVPNNLTSNFKTTVEEVFPVKYELPESSELGDYTFFSNNCAGALVNFLKQVGYPYHKKMGFKGRIPLALPDYLQRALINPYPIIKIHSLRELKDKAASILELKDETYLQYDINTDQVKKLQKALSLNEFRKLNEIATLDLDAFKYYASQIQKTKSVSFDELHGITKAPNALYEICNNSKCEQDIIKGLEDFYGKDSFSKIREINKEKSLKAITKWRHDHNTKRRKKVITRPYKGLLVNKKILDHQKRFYLLDSRW is encoded by the coding sequence ATGAAGAAGATTACTCTACTTTCAGTAGTGCTTACGGCACTTCTTAGCTCACTGACTGCTCAGGCCAGACATGACGAATCGTACTTTGAGAAAAGACAGCGTGAACGTATGGAAGAGCGTAGAAAGCAAAAAGCACTTGAGAAAAGGGCCAACCAAATCAATTGGGGTGCAAATTACCAAGATCTTCTTAATGAGAATTCTCGTTTTTTCAAAAGACTTTTTGAGCGCTATGAGAATGGAAATATCATAGGTCTGGAGCTTGTGATCGCTTCAAGTTCTTGGTCAAATATTGAAAGTGGCTTTGGCCACACTATGCTACGTTTTGTAGACAATGTAGGAACCCAAGCAGATGATGTGGTCTTAAGCTTTGTTGCAAATGTCGACACCTTAAAACTCAATTACTTCAAGGGTATATTTGGTGGATATCCAGTGTTTCCTCAAGTTAAAAGTCTTCGTATGTTTATGGATGAATATAATAATAAACAAAGACGTGACCTTGATCGCTATATCATTATTTCAAATGAAGAGATTAGAAAGAATATTATTAATGAACTAAAAAACCAGTGGGAAGAAGTAACTAAACACCGTGTTGATACGCAGAAGTCAGTCCTACAAAATACTCTAGAAGAACTTAATCAATTTTCAACAAAGAAGTATGGTGAAGGTAACTACGGAATCCTACCTCTGCGTTCAGGAACAGGATCGGTTTTTGCACTCACTCCAGTTCCAAATAATTTAACTTCAAATTTTAAGACAACAGTTGAAGAAGTCTTTCCTGTTAAATATGAGTTACCTGAAAGTAGCGAGTTAGGAGATTACACATTCTTCTCTAATAATTGTGCTGGTGCACTTGTTAACTTCTTAAAACAAGTTGGATATCCATATCACAAAAAAATGGGATTTAAGGGGCGCATCCCTCTTGCACTTCCAGACTATCTCCAAAGAGCACTTATAAACCCATACCCTATTATTAAGATCCACTCTCTAAGAGAACTTAAGGATAAAGCAGCAAGTATTCTCGAACTAAAAGATGAAACATATCTACAATACGATATCAACACAGACCAAGTTAAGAAGCTACAAAAAGCACTTAGCTTAAATGAGTTTAGAAAACTTAATGAAATTGCAACTCTAGATCTTGATGCTTTTAAATACTATGCATCTCAGATTCAAAAAACAAAGTCAGTTTCCTTTGATGAACTTCATGGAATTACAAAGGCCCCGAATGCTCTTTATGAAATATGTAATAATTCAAAATGCGAACAAGATATCATTAAAGGTCTTGAAGATTTTTACGGTAAAGATTCCTTTTCTAAGATTAGAGAAATCAATAAAGAGAAGTCACTTAAGGCCATCACAAAGTGGAGACATGACCACAATACAAAGAGAAGAAAAAAGGTCATTACTCGCCCTTATAAAGGCTTATTAGTTAATAAGAAAATATTAGATCATCAAAAGAGATTCTACCTACTCGATTCGAGATGGTAG
- a CDS encoding DUF5522 domain-containing protein, translated as MDKAKLTYTNEQGREVKTSQFLKNRGSCCKTACLHCPYGFTLKKHGIQSKEVTLDKIAKAQAILDSNQQDSLSVASSLMGAAFGGSKPKRITISEANSSDFAFVELKGEIFGLIEKGSVQVKKLYLKEQFKEQGLDLDTVNSII; from the coding sequence ATGGATAAAGCAAAACTTACATATACAAATGAACAAGGACGAGAGGTGAAAACCTCTCAATTCCTTAAAAACCGCGGCTCTTGTTGTAAGACGGCCTGTCTTCACTGTCCGTACGGCTTTACTTTAAAAAAACATGGTATCCAAAGCAAAGAAGTAACACTCGACAAAATTGCTAAAGCACAAGCTATTTTAGATTCCAATCAACAGGACTCTCTTTCCGTCGCCTCTTCTCTTATGGGAGCGGCCTTTGGCGGCAGTAAACCTAAGAGGATCACAATTTCAGAAGCAAATTCAAGTGACTTTGCCTTTGTTGAACTTAAGGGCGAGATCTTTGGCCTAATCGAAAAAGGTAGCGTCCAAGTTAAGAAGCTCTATCTAAAAGAGCAATTTAAAGAACAGGGACTTGACCTCGATACAGTAAATTCAATTATATAG